A single Argentina anserina chromosome 7, drPotAnse1.1, whole genome shotgun sequence DNA region contains:
- the LOC126804017 gene encoding cell division cycle 20.4, cofactor of APC complex-like yields the protein MWEVQSDWYSPTRLNSSPNTQFDFPGDRFIPNRSLMDLDQAQSLLTDRTVPNRNSNFSEAYRKKLQELAMDSDGNPFKMLVFRGSPKSSRKPLLCVDEMRRSDEFDSNIRPTLLRRLPKGESRVLDAPNMRNDFYMNNMDWGKNNVLAVALGLDLYLWNSKTANVRKLFHVDENDYPTSIAWSQDAKYLAVGFKSSKIQLWDAEASKLVRSLKGHSRRVGAITWNGHTLTSGSRDWSIINHDVRARNNVTCHIRAHSQEVCGLKWSETGNLLASGGNENLLYIWESSKMNSSKYLYCFKDHCAAVKALAWCPYQFGVLASGGGTEDGCIKLWNTQMGTCINTIDTHSQVCGLEWNRHHKEILSGHGYSPSELIKNQLCVWRYPSMEKVGNLKRHDTRVLQLSQSPDGLTVVSAVADGTLHFWDIFEPPCADNLRLSALDSFLSNKTSPIR from the exons ATGTGGGAAGTTCAATCCGATTGGTACTCTCCAACTCGCCTGAACAGCAGCCCCAATACCCAGTTCGATTTTCCG GGTGATCGGTTTATACCAAATAGGAGTCTGATGGATCTTGATCAAGCACAGAGCTTATTGACGGACAGAACTGTACCGAATCGGAACTCCAATTTCAGT GAGGCGTATAGAAAGAAATTGCAGGAACTGGCTATGGATTCAGATGGGAACCCTTTTAAGATGTTGGTGTTTAGGGGAAGCCCAAAATCGAGTCGGAAACCGCTTCTTTGTGTTGATGAGATGCGCCGGAGTGATGAATTTGATAGCAATATTAGACCTACTCTGCTTCGAAGATTGCCCAAG GGAGAAAGTAGAGTTCTGGATGCACCAAACATGAGAAATGATTTTTACATGAACAATATGGACTGGGGAAAGAACAATGTTCTTGCAGTCGCTCTTGGCCTCGATTTATACCTCTGGAACTCAAAAACAGCAAATGTACGTAAGCTGTTTCATGTCGATGAGAATGATTACCCCACAAGTATAGCCTGGTCTCAAGATGCCAAATATTTGGCAGTTGGATTTAAGAGCTCGAAAATCCAACTCTGGGATGCTGAAGCTTCCAAGCTG GTCAGAAGCCTAAAAGGTCATAGTAGAAGGGTTGGAGCTATTACATGGAATGGTCACACATTAACATCAGGGAGTCGAGATTGGTCCATTATTAACCATGATG TCAGAGCAAGAAACAATGTTACTTGTCATATACGTGCACACTCTCAAGAAGTCTGTGGCTTAAAATGGTCGGAAACAGGCAACCTATTGGCAAGCGGTGGCAATGAAAACCTCCTGTACATTTGGGAATCCTCAAAAATGAACTCATCGAAATACTTGTATTGCTTCAAAGATCATTGTGCTGCAGTCAAGGCACTTGCCTGGTGTCCTTATCAGTTTGGTGTACTTGCCTCCGGAGGAGGCACAGAAGATGGGTGTATTAAGTTATGGAATACACAAATGGGGACCTGTATCAACACCATTGATACCCACTCCCAG GTCTGCGGATTGGAGTGGAACAGGCATCATAAAGAGATACTGAGTGGCCATGGTTATAGTCCGAGCGAGCTCATCAAGAATCAGCTATGTGTCTGGAGATATCCTTCCATGGAGAAAGTGGGGAACTTAAAGCGCCACGACACAAGAGTCCTTCAGCTTTCTCAG AGCCCTGATGGGTTAACTGTGGTATCAGCTGTTGCAGACGGGACTCTTCATTTTTGGGATATCTTTGAACCCCCATGTGCTGACAATTTAAGGCTCTCAGCTCTGGACAGTTTTTTGTCTAATAAGACTTCTCcaataagatga
- the LOC126804014 gene encoding metacaspase-1-like, with protein MLMLVDCSGCHTPLQLPPGAQIIRCGLCDAVTRVAANPRSLTSPPPRQSSSSSPSHAPSPYSHAPPGPPPQAHGRKRAVVCAVSYKRSRHELKGCINDAKCMKYLLVNKFKFPESSILMLTEEEADPFRRPTKHNMRMALFWLVQGCQAGDSLVFHYSGHGSQQRNYTGDEVDGYDETLCPSDFESQGMIVDDEINATIVQPLPAGAKLHAIVDACHSGTVLDLPFLCRMDRDGRYIWEDHRPRSGIWKGTSGGEAISFSGCDDDQTSADTSALSRITSTGAMTYAFIQAIERGHATTYGNMLNAMRSTIRNTDGGAGGGIVTSLISMLLTGGSLGKLRQEPQLTANQAFDVYTKPFSL; from the exons ATGTTAATGCTGGTTGACTGCTCCGGCTGCCACACACCTCTACAGCTGCCGCCCGGCGCTCAGATCATCCGCTGCGGCTTATGCGACGCCGTCACCCGCGTCGCCGCCAACCCTCGATCCCTCACTTCTCCTCCGCCGCGCCAATCCTCGTCCTCCTCCCCCTCCCACGCGCCGTCGCCGTACAGCCACGCGCCGCCGGGTCCGCCGCCGCAGGCACACGGAAGGAAGAGGGCGGTGGTGTGCGCCGTGTCGTACAAGCGGTCGCGGCACGAGCTCAAAGGGTGCATTAACGACGCCAAGTGTATGAAGTACTTGCTGGTCAACAAGTTCAAGTTCCCTGAGTCTTCAATTCTCATGCTCACAG aagaagaagctgaTCCTTTTCGACGGCCGACCAAGCATAACATGAGAATGGCGCTGTTCTGGCTTGTGCAAGGTTGTCAGGCAGGGGATTCTTTGGTGTTTCATTATTCGGGGCATGGATCACAGCAGCGGAACTACACTGGAGACGAGGTGGATGGATATGACGAGACTCTGTGTCCCTCGGATTTTGAGTCTCAGGGGATGATTGTGGATGATGAGATCAATGCAACAATTGTGCAGCCTCTTCCTGCTGGAGCTAAACTTCATGCTATTGTAGATGCTTGCCATAGTGGTACTGTTCTAGATTTGCCATTTCTCTGCAGAATGGACAG AGATGGAAGGTACATATGGGAGGACCATCGTCCTCGATCAGGCATTTGGAAGGGAACAAGTGGTGGTGAGGCCATTTCATTCAGTGGCTGCGACGATGATCAGACCTCTGCTGATACCTCA GCTCTATCAAGGATTACTTCAACTGGTGCCATGACTTATGCTTTCATCCAAGCCATAGAGCGTGGCCATGCAACTACATATGGAAACATGCTGAATGCAATGCGATCCACCATCCGTAACACCGATGGTGGTGCTGGAGGTGGTATTGTGACATCCCTTATCTCCATGCTTTTGACAGGAGGGAGTCTTGGAAAATTGAGACAG GAACCACAGCTAACTGCCAATCAAGCATTTGATGTGTATACAAAACCTTTCTCCCTGTAG
- the LOC126804015 gene encoding superoxide dismutase [Fe], chloroplastic, which translates to MLAVLVGTATTPPFTATTSLTCLLGPPWKGFSGSVGSTPTLKWAKKQRQCKRKTGLSGICAKFELKPPPYPLDALEPYMSKETLEYHWGKHHRGYVDNLNKQIEGTELDELSLEDVILATHNKGDLLPPFNNAAQIWNHDFFWESMKPGGGGRPLGELLELINRDFGSFEKLIDDIRLAATTQFGSGWAWLAYKANRLDVENAVNPNPLYEDKKLVVVKSPNAVNPLIWDYSPLLTIDVWEHAYYLDVQNRRADYISTFLEKLVSWEAVSSRLEGAKARAIEREEEEERRKREEAEKSSDGEVEEIYVDNKSDDSEAE; encoded by the exons ATGTTAGCCGTACTAGTAGGAACAGCAACAACACCGCCTTTCACGGCGACCACTTCGCTAACTTGCTTGCTGGGCCCACCATGGAAAG GGTTCAGTGGAAGTGTGGGATCAACTCCAACCTTAAAATGGGCTAAGAAGCAG AGACAatgcaaaaggaaaactggTCTTAGTGGTATCTGTGCCAAATTTGAGCTGAAGCCTCCTCCATATCCTCTG GATGCGCTAGAGCCGTATATGAGCAAGGAGACTCTGGAGTATCACTGGGGGAAGCACCATAGGGGTTATGTGGATAACCTAAATAAGCAGATTGAAGGAACTGAACTCGATGAATTGTCGTTGGAAGATGTTATACTTGCTACACACAACAAGGGAGATTTGCTTCCACCTTTCAACAATGCAGCACAG ATCTGGAACCATGACTTCTTCTGGGAGTCCATGAAACCAGGTGGCGGAGGAAGGCCATTGGGGGAACTTCTAGAACTAATTAATAGAGATTTTGGTTCTTTTGAGAAATTGATCGATGATATAAGGTTGGCTGCGACTACACAGTTTGGTTCTGGATGGGCTTGGCTTGCAT ATAAAGCGAATAGACTTGATGTTGAAAATGCAGTAAATCCTAATCCATTATATGAAGACAAAAAGCTTGTAGTGGTGAAGAGTCCTAATGCAGTCAACCCACTTATATGGGATTATTCT CCGCTCCTTACCATCGATGTCTGGGAG CACGCTTACTACCTCGATGTCCAG AACCGGCGAGCTGATTACATATCAACCTTTTTGGAGAAACTTGTTTCATGGGAAGCAGTCAGTTCTAGACTTGAGGGTGCAAAAGCTCGAGCAATTgaaagagaggaagaagaagaaagaaggaaaagagaagaagCGGAGAAATCATCAGATGGCGAAGTTGAAGAAATTTATGTAGACAACAAGAGTGATGACTCGGAGGCTGAATGA
- the LOC126803788 gene encoding DUF724 domain-containing protein 7-like: MEQHVESNGGDNGGGYFTLLADVEVLSKDKGSECAWFPATILDPPANPSASKRKTFTSTKVLIQYKTLVSDNDPTEPLVEPTTLRLLRPAPLADNAEERFEQNDVVDAFYADGWWPGVVMSVVGDKYTVGFKNPPDVLEVERSGLRPHWDWDHGVWTRAPRKEFGGSNYKPGTAVEVNLERNHLWCSWIPAIFIGQLGSDSFLVQYRYKTPENGNENGLVKVVVADHQIRPCPPQQEENDFALLQMVDAFDDMGWWVGEITKVLADKKYIVAFKFTKEEKEFCHSELRCHLEWIDKKWTTLLEFHSTMKYGQPRHAHENSSNSGGKTPRRTKFGMKQLSPCKDMLPCGKTTDKLKISQHPSDDSTCLSPSPCKKSLEEDSEDTSSLPQSYRRKTPAMASKRKGLFDNEETNEQQQVEQVDSRAITVVKTGTQPDLKFVKHRRDSRHCCQNNQQIVRGDREYIEDETIVSEPEKIRCLHAGNTSLLLVKDELSSGIIGKETQAELLIQRSKDPTAGCMNHLLEKPAGPRLNQNLETYHRQKRFKLTGVKQNGTGVVTDEVFETNVEHIGNHAGTVNQQEESPLLPFVKISPLWEHFESMEVFKKFPQKPHFRPLVEKNDVFREGFAIGSMSAFASLVEKVSNLRVDDPKELVESYLEGPAELELLGFDDKAIRHRLTELLDMKVKLGQLENRSREVDFRITGSTHETTTYDEIIGGIEKKIKDLKEKRMMAVSMKKEKVSETRRLQAEAKAINEDIQSTRCDFGKLVAAEW, from the exons ATGGAGCAGCATGTGGAGAGCAATGGCGGCGACAACGGTGGTGGGTACTTCACTCTCCTCGCCGACGTCGAAGTCTTGAGCAAAGATAAAGGGTCCGAATGTGCATGGTTCCCTGCAACTATTTTAGACCCACCAGCAAACCCATCAGCCTCAAAAAGAAAGACCTTTACTTCCACCAAGGTTTTGATTCAGTACAAGACTCTTGTCTCCGACAATGACCCCACCGAGCCGCTCGTGGAGCCCACCACCTTGCGGCTTCTCAGGCCGGCTCCTCTGGCGGACAATGCGGAGGAGAGGTTTGAGCAGAACGATGTCGTTGATGCTTTTTATGCTGATGGGTGGTGGCCTGGGGTGGTAATGAGTGTTGTGGGGGACAAGTATACTGTGGGGTTTAAGAACCCTCCGGATGTGTTGGAGGTTGAGCGAAGTGGGTTGAGGCCACATTGGGATTGGGACCATGGGGTTTGGACCAGAGCTCCAAGGAAG GAGTTTGGGGGATCAAATTACAAGCCAGGGACAGCAGTTGAAGTGAATTTGGAAAGAAATCATCTATGGTGTTCTTGGATACCTGCAATTTTTATTGGTCAGCTTGGGAGTGACTCTTTCTTGGTGCAATATAGATACAAGACCCCTGAAAATGGTAACGAGAATGGCCTTGTTAAAGTAGTTGTAGCTGATCATCAGATTCGGCCTTGCCCTCCACAGCAAGAGGAAAACGATTTTGCCTTGTTGCAAATGGTGGATGCTTTTGATGACATGGGTTGGTGGGTTGGGGAAATTACAAAAGTTCTTGCAGACAAGAAATACATTGTCGCTTTCAAATTCACAAAGGAGGAGAAGGAGTTCTGTCATTCAGAATTAAGATGCCACTTGGAATGGATTGACAAAAAATGGACTACCCTTTTG gaATTTCATTCTACTATGAAATATGGACAACCGAGACATGCACATGAAAATTCCAGCAATTCTGGGGGCAAAACACCTCGTCGTACCAAGTTTGGGATGAAGCAGTTGAGTCCTTGCAAAGATATGTTACCTTGTGGAAAGACCACAGACAAACTGAAAATATCTCAGCATCCTAGTGATGATTCAACATGTTTAAGTCCCTCTCCCTGCAAGAAGTCATTAGAGGAAGATTCAGAAGACACCTCTTCTCTTCCCCAATCCTATCGAAGGAAGACCCCAGCTATGGCATCCAAGAGGAAAGGCCTTTTTGATAATGAAGAG ACAAATGAACAACAGCAGGTTGAACAAGTGGATAGTCGGGCAATCACTGTTGTCAAAACAGGTACACAACCAGACTTAAAATTTGTAAAACATCGAAGGGATAGTCGCCACTGCTGTCAAAACAA tCAGCAAATTGTAAGAGGTGACCGAGAGTACATTGAAGATGAAACTATCGTGTCAGAACCTGAAAAAATTAGGTGCTTGCATGCTGGAAATACATCTCTGCTCCTTGTGAAG GATGAACTGAGCAGTGGAATTATAGGGAAGGAAACACAAGCTGAGTTACTTATTCAAAGGTCAAAAGATCCAACAGCAG GTTGTATgaatcatttacttgaaaAGCCTGCAGGTCCTAGGTTGAACCAAAACCTGGAAACTTACCATAGACAGAAAAGGTTCAAACTAACAG GTGTGAAGCAAAATGGAACTGGAGTTGTCACTGATGAAGTGTTCGAGACTAATGTTGAACATATAG GTAACCATGCTGGGACTGTCAACCAACAAGAGGAAAGTCCACTTTTGCCTTTTGTGAAGATATCTCCACTATGGGAACATTTTGAATCCATGGAAGTATTCAAAAAGTTCCCGCAGAAGCCACATTTTCGTCCTTTGGTGGAGAAGAATGATGTATTTCGTGAAGGATTTGCCATTGGAAGTATGTCAGCCTTTGCTTCTTTGGTTGAGAAGGTTTCCAATTTACGAGTTGatgatcctaaagaattagtGGAAAGCTATTTGGAAGGACCAGCTGAACTGGAATTGTTAGGATTTGATGACAAGGCAATAAGGCATCGTCTGACTGAATTGCTAGACATGAAAGTGAAGTTGGGACAACTTGAGAACCGATCAAGAGAAGTTGACTTTAGGATCACAgggagtactcatgagacaacTACCTATGATGAAATAATCGGTGGGATTGAGAAGAAGATTAAGGACTTGAAAGAAAAACGGATGATGGCAGTGTcaatgaaaaaggaaaaagtttCTGAAACTAGAAGGTTGCAAGCAGAAGCAAAAGCTATCAATGAAGACATCCAGAGTACAAGGTGTGATTTCGGAAAACTAGTGGCTGCTGAATGGTGA
- the LOC126802547 gene encoding casein kinase II subunit beta-2-like, with the protein MHKRKENHHHRLRGVVRSHSEPALKDKASSTPSTSFAVVENYNNNHLFYEEGESETSCDDAEVRRYDDEEDSTWISWFCNQKGNEFFCEVDEDYILDDFNPSGLRNQVPFYDYALDTILDVESSDIDGTDNEQNNLIESAAEMLYGLIHARYIVTTRGITQMLDNYRNYDFGRCPRVNCSKQRCLPVGESDTPRLATVKIYCPKCEDIYSPQSRHQEQIDGAYFGTTFPHLFFLTNGHLKPQKASQSYAPRIYGFKVHKK; encoded by the exons ATGCATAAACGTAAAgaaaatcatcatcatcgtctGAGAGGTGTAGTCAGATCACATTCTGAACCAGCATTGAAAGACAAAGCTTCGTCGACTCCCTCTACCTCATTTGCTGTAGTTGAGAATTATAATAACAACCATCTATTCTATGAGGAGG GAGAATCCGAAACAAGTTGCGATGATGCAGAAGTTAGACgttatgatgatgaagaagattcAACTTGGATATCATGGTTCTGCAATCAAAAAGGGAACGAGTTCTTCTGCGAAGTGGACGAAGACTATATCCTCGACGATTTCAACCCCTCTGGTTTGAGAAATCAAGTGCCATTCTATGATTACGCATTGGATACGATTTTGGACGTTGAGTCTTCTGACATTG ATGGTACCGATAATGAGCAGAACAACTTGATCGAATCCGCGGCAGAGATGCTATATGGTTTGATTCATGCCAGATACATAGTAACTACCAGAGGAATTACACAAATG TTGGACAATTACAGGAACTATGATTTTGGTAGATGTCCGAGAGTTAACTGCAGCAAACAAAGATGTCTACCTGTAGGTGAATCAGACACCCCAAGATTGGCTACTGTCAAAATTTACTGTCCCAAGTGTGAAGATATTTACTCCCCCCAGTCCAGACACCAAGAAC AAATCGATGGGGCATACTTTGGAACCACATTTCCTCACCTGTTTTTCTTGACTAATGGGCATCTTAAGCCACAGAAGGCGAGTCAGAGTTATGCTCCAAGAATATATGGCTTCAAAGTCCACAAAAAATAG
- the LOC126802886 gene encoding uncharacterized protein LOC126802886 yields the protein MKWIMKTPGRVQVNLLRMPINSIFVAVIETSANSPAHNQPLPLCTYKIHPEKTTKGSSSEDPAEDGQAEATSMEVEVAGVGISAKTPLHDQPLLLCGVDSENTLEGSSNPGGTAKSPLHNQYLAVSVDEMYSEHTAEGLSNDTETANHQNEVTGRQDEAGGMSGEIGGEQTPHLPFEKKLHFGKCWNPWMHSKGFRNSHILSPYRWLK from the exons ATGAAATGGATTATGAAGACACCAGGCAGGGTTCAG GTAAATCTGCTGAGAATGCCAATCAACTCAATCTTTGTTGCTGTGATTGAAACATCTGCAAACTCACCTGCTCATAATCAGCCTCTTCCATTGTGCACATACAAAATTCATCCTGAAAAGACTACAAAAGGCTCAA GTTCTGAGGATCCAGCAGAAGATGGACAGGCTGAAGCTACTTCAATGGAAGTAGAAGTGGCTGGGGTTGGAATATCTGCAAAGACACCTCTTCATGATCAACCTTTATTATTGTGTGGCGTAGACTCTGAGAACACTTTGGAGGGTTCAA GCAACCCTGGTGGGACTGCAAAATCACCCCTCCATAATCAATATCTGGCAGTGAGCGTAGATGAAATGTATTCTGAACATACAGCTGAGGGCTTGA GCAATGATACTGAGACAGCAAACCACCAAAATGAGGTTACAGGGAGACAAGATGAAGCTGGTGGAATGAGTGGTGAAATTGGGGGAGAACAAACTCCACATCTGCCTTTTGAGAAAAAGCTCCATTTTGGAAAATGTTGGAATCCATGGATGCATTCAAAAGGTTTCCGCAACAGCCACATTTTAAGCCCTTACAGATGGTTAAAATGA